In Arthrobacter sp. UKPF54-2, the following are encoded in one genomic region:
- a CDS encoding LLM class flavin-dependent oxidoreductase produces MSAPALPDPASGANPTAPVGPEAILLGLNTFGDVGLFPDGHPVPHAQVLRQLLEQAELADEVGLHAFGVGEHHRRDFAVSAPEVFLAAAAARTKRIRLGSAVTVLSSDDPIRVFQRFATVDAISNGRAEVMLGRGSFVESFPLFGLDLADYEVLFEEKLELFDKARAQKPIKWEGRTRRPINGLSVYPPLEHHLLPAWIGVGGTPESVLRCAEYGYPIIFAIIGGTPRSFGPLADLYREAMAKYGHPMQQVATHSPGHVGATDEDAREEFFPHWLAQRNQIGAERGWGPGNRAEFDYLCTPEGALYVGSPETVAAKIALLKRNLGVDRFDLKYSNGTLPHAAMMRSIELFGTEVAPRVAALLAGAAPAPDKH; encoded by the coding sequence GTGAGCGCCCCGGCCCTGCCGGACCCGGCGTCCGGCGCCAACCCCACCGCCCCCGTGGGCCCTGAGGCGATCCTGCTCGGGCTGAACACCTTCGGCGACGTCGGCCTGTTCCCCGACGGGCACCCCGTCCCGCACGCGCAGGTGCTGCGGCAGCTCCTGGAGCAGGCCGAGCTCGCCGACGAGGTGGGGCTCCACGCCTTCGGGGTGGGGGAGCACCACCGCCGCGACTTCGCGGTCTCCGCACCCGAGGTGTTCCTTGCCGCGGCGGCCGCCCGCACCAAGCGCATCCGGCTCGGCTCCGCCGTGACCGTGCTCAGCTCCGATGACCCGATCCGCGTCTTCCAGCGTTTCGCGACGGTCGATGCCATCTCCAACGGCCGGGCCGAGGTCATGCTGGGCCGCGGCTCGTTCGTGGAGTCCTTCCCGCTGTTCGGACTGGACCTGGCCGATTACGAGGTCCTGTTCGAGGAAAAGCTCGAGCTCTTCGACAAGGCCCGCGCGCAGAAACCCATCAAATGGGAGGGCCGCACGCGCCGCCCCATCAACGGGCTCAGCGTCTACCCGCCGCTGGAACACCACCTGCTCCCGGCCTGGATAGGCGTCGGCGGCACCCCCGAGTCGGTGCTGCGCTGCGCCGAATACGGCTACCCGATCATCTTCGCCATCATCGGCGGCACACCCCGCTCCTTCGGCCCGCTGGCGGACCTCTACCGCGAGGCCATGGCCAAATACGGCCACCCGATGCAGCAGGTCGCCACGCACTCGCCCGGGCACGTCGGCGCCACTGACGAGGACGCGCGGGAGGAGTTCTTCCCGCACTGGCTGGCCCAGCGCAACCAGATCGGCGCCGAGCGCGGCTGGGGCCCGGGCAACCGCGCCGAATTCGACTACCTGTGCACCCCCGAAGGAGCACTCTACGTCGGCTCACCCGAAACGGTCGCCGCCAAGATCGCCCTGCTCAAGCGGAACCTGGGCGTGGACCGCTTTGACCTCAAGTACAGCAACGGCACGCTCCCGCACGCCGCCATGATGCGCTCCATCGAGCTGTTCGGCACCGAGGTGGCACCGCGGGTGGCCGCCCTGCTGGCCGGTGCGGCGCCGGCACCGGATAAGCACTGA
- the hemL gene encoding glutamate-1-semialdehyde 2,1-aminomutase, with amino-acid sequence MTSSHPRNEELFDRARRLMPGGVNSPVRAFGSVGGTPRFMVSAKGPYLTDADGAEYVDLVCSWGPALLGHAHPAVLAAVHAAVDRGLSFGASTPDEANLAAIVQERVPAAERVRMVSTGTEATMTAIRLARGYTGRNLVIKFAGCYHGHLDGLLAAAGSGLATLALPGSAGVTAATAAETLVLPYNDLAAVEAAFAAHGPNIAAVITEAAPANMGVVTPGEGFNAGLARITREHGALLILDEVLTGFRTGYSGYWGLTGGAAGAAEPWSPDLLTFGKVIGGGMPTAALGGRADVMDYLAPVGPVYQAGTLSGNPVAMAAGVATLTHATPEVYSFVDARSLELSGALSSALDTAGVDHSIQRAGNLFSVAFGTSARGVHNYDDAQGQDVFRYAPFFHSMLDSGVYLPPSVFEAWFLSAAHDDAAMNRIFDALPAAAKAAAAATA; translated from the coding sequence ATGACTTCCAGCCACCCTCGCAACGAGGAACTTTTCGACCGCGCCCGCCGGCTGATGCCCGGCGGCGTCAACTCGCCGGTCCGGGCCTTCGGCTCGGTGGGCGGCACCCCGCGCTTTATGGTCTCCGCCAAGGGCCCGTACCTGACCGACGCCGACGGCGCCGAGTACGTCGACCTGGTGTGCTCGTGGGGCCCGGCCCTGCTGGGGCACGCCCACCCGGCCGTCCTCGCGGCGGTCCACGCCGCCGTCGACCGCGGGCTCTCCTTCGGCGCCTCGACCCCGGATGAGGCCAACCTCGCCGCGATCGTCCAGGAACGCGTCCCGGCCGCCGAACGCGTCCGGATGGTCTCCACCGGCACCGAGGCCACCATGACCGCCATCCGGCTGGCCCGCGGCTACACCGGGCGCAACCTGGTGATCAAGTTCGCCGGCTGCTACCACGGCCACCTCGACGGCCTCCTCGCCGCCGCCGGCTCCGGCCTTGCGACCCTCGCGCTGCCCGGCTCGGCCGGCGTCACCGCCGCCACGGCCGCCGAGACCCTCGTGCTGCCGTACAACGACCTGGCCGCCGTCGAAGCCGCCTTCGCGGCGCATGGTCCCAACATTGCCGCGGTCATCACGGAGGCCGCGCCGGCCAACATGGGTGTGGTCACCCCGGGCGAGGGCTTCAACGCCGGCCTGGCCCGGATCACCCGCGAGCACGGCGCCCTGCTGATCCTCGACGAGGTCCTCACTGGCTTCCGCACCGGCTACTCGGGCTACTGGGGCCTCACCGGCGGGGCGGCCGGCGCCGCCGAACCCTGGTCCCCGGATCTGCTCACCTTCGGCAAGGTGATCGGCGGCGGCATGCCGACGGCGGCCCTTGGCGGCCGCGCCGACGTGATGGACTACCTCGCCCCGGTGGGCCCGGTCTACCAGGCCGGCACCCTCTCCGGGAACCCGGTGGCGATGGCCGCCGGCGTCGCGACCCTGACCCACGCCACGCCCGAGGTCTACTCGTTCGTCGACGCCCGGTCGCTGGAACTCTCCGGCGCCCTGTCCTCGGCCCTGGACACCGCCGGCGTGGACCACTCCATCCAGCGCGCCGGGAACCTGTTCTCCGTGGCCTTCGGCACCTCGGCCCGCGGCGTCCACAACTACGACGACGCCCAGGGCCAGGACGTCTTCCGCTACGCGCCGTTCTTCCACTCGATGCTGGACTCCGGGGTCTACCTGCCGCCGTCGGTGTTTGAGGCCTGGTTCCTCTCCGCCGCGCACGACGACGCGGCGATGAACCGGATCTTCGACGCCCTGCCGGCCGCGGCGAAGGCCGCGGCGGCCGCGACGGCCTAG
- a CDS encoding MetQ/NlpA family ABC transporter substrate-binding protein, with translation MRKSLTLLATGIVTALALTACGGSSTPSAQVTTLDPAKPATLKVGASPVPHAKILEFINQELAPKAGLKLEIKEIEDYQTPNTALSDGSLDANFYQHLPWFEDQVKTKGYKFGHGGGVHIEPYAAFSEKVKNIKDIKDGAKVAITNDPSNQVRALKVLQVAGLVKDIKDDTSVLTLSDAQNPKKLKFSENQPELLINDLKDPSVDLALINGNFILKAGLSTKNALAVESVDNNPYANFLAWREDSKDDVRIKKLDELLHSPEVKAFIAKEWPNGDVTPAF, from the coding sequence ATGCGTAAGTCACTCACCCTCCTGGCCACCGGCATTGTCACTGCCCTGGCGCTGACGGCTTGCGGTGGTTCGTCCACCCCCAGCGCCCAGGTCACGACCCTGGATCCGGCCAAGCCCGCCACACTCAAGGTCGGCGCCAGCCCGGTCCCGCACGCCAAGATCCTCGAATTCATCAACCAGGAGCTCGCCCCCAAGGCCGGCCTGAAGCTGGAGATCAAGGAAATCGAGGATTACCAGACGCCGAACACCGCGCTGAGCGACGGCTCCCTGGACGCCAACTTCTACCAGCACCTGCCGTGGTTCGAGGACCAGGTCAAGACCAAGGGCTACAAGTTCGGCCACGGCGGAGGTGTCCACATCGAGCCGTACGCCGCGTTCTCGGAGAAGGTCAAGAACATCAAGGACATCAAGGACGGAGCCAAGGTCGCCATCACGAACGACCCGTCCAACCAGGTCCGCGCGCTCAAGGTCCTCCAGGTCGCCGGCCTGGTCAAGGACATCAAGGACGACACCTCGGTGCTGACGCTCAGCGACGCGCAGAACCCCAAGAAGCTGAAGTTCTCCGAGAACCAGCCGGAACTGCTGATCAACGACCTCAAGGACCCGTCCGTGGACCTGGCCCTGATCAACGGCAACTTCATCCTCAAGGCCGGCCTGAGCACCAAGAACGCCCTGGCCGTGGAGTCGGTGGACAACAACCCGTACGCCAACTTCCTGGCCTGGCGTGAAGATTCCAAGGACGACGTCCGGATCAAGAAGCTCGACGAGCTGCTGCACTCCCCCGAGGTCAAGGCCTTCATTGCGAAGGAATGGCCCAACGGCGACGTGACCCCGGCCTTCTAG
- a CDS encoding methionine ABC transporter permease, with protein MNDIFGNPVLAKALPDAIVETLQMVGISAFFTVLIGLPLGVFLHVTAPGGLRPMPVTNRILSDVIVNITRSIPFAILMVALIPLARALTGTSLGPIAASVSLSIGTIPFFARLVESCLRDVHHGKIDAAQVMGSTTMQVISKVMLRESLPALVAAATTTVVTLVGYSAMAGLVGGGGLGKLAYNYGFQRFDVTVMIVTIVLIVVLVQVIQLVGERISRSLDHR; from the coding sequence ATGAACGACATCTTCGGCAACCCCGTCCTGGCCAAGGCCCTGCCGGACGCGATCGTGGAGACCCTCCAGATGGTCGGCATCTCCGCGTTCTTCACCGTCCTCATCGGCCTGCCGCTGGGCGTCTTCCTGCACGTCACGGCCCCCGGCGGCCTGCGCCCGATGCCTGTCACCAACCGGATCCTCAGCGACGTGATCGTCAACATCACCCGCTCCATCCCGTTCGCCATCCTGATGGTGGCCCTCATCCCGCTGGCGCGCGCCCTCACCGGGACGAGCCTCGGTCCGATCGCGGCCTCGGTTTCACTCTCCATCGGCACGATCCCCTTCTTCGCCCGGCTGGTGGAATCCTGCCTGCGCGATGTCCACCACGGCAAAATCGACGCCGCCCAGGTGATGGGGTCGACCACCATGCAGGTCATCAGCAAGGTGATGCTGCGCGAATCCCTGCCCGCCCTCGTTGCGGCCGCCACCACCACGGTGGTGACCCTCGTCGGCTACTCCGCGATGGCCGGCCTCGTCGGCGGCGGCGGCCTCGGCAAGCTGGCCTACAACTACGGCTTCCAGCGCTTCGACGTCACGGTCATGATCGTCACCATCGTCCTGATCGTCGTCCTCGTCCAGGTCATCCAACTCGTGGGCGAGCGGATTTCCCGCAGCCTCGACCACCGCTGA